One genomic window of Undibacterium cyanobacteriorum includes the following:
- the mraY gene encoding phospho-N-acetylmuramoyl-pentapeptide-transferase, whose protein sequence is MLLWLAELIKQDIGFMRVFGFITFRAVFATMTAITIGLVAGPAVIRMLTRMKVGQAVRTDGPQTHLVKSGTPTMGGALILIAIGISTLLWSDLSNRFVWVVLIVTLGFGAIGWVDDYRKVVYRDPNGMASREKFFWQSLIGIVAAVYLAFTVSAPTNSKVMELFFAWVQSGFSLDLPPKADLIIPFFKTFNYPLGVWGFMALTFCVIVGTSNAVNLTDGLDGLAIMPTIMVGSALGLFAYLTGHAGYSKYLLIPYIPGAGELLIFCGAMAGAGLAFLWFNAHPAQVFMGDVGALALGGALGTIAVIVRQEVVLFIMGGIFVVETFSVMLQVTYFKYTKKKFGVGKRLFLMAPLHHHFEQKGWKETQVVVRFWIITMLLVLLGLSSLKLR, encoded by the coding sequence ATGTTGCTCTGGCTAGCAGAATTAATTAAACAAGACATCGGCTTCATGCGCGTGTTCGGCTTCATCACCTTCCGCGCCGTGTTTGCGACGATGACGGCGATCACGATTGGCTTGGTGGCTGGCCCAGCTGTGATCCGCATGTTGACAAGAATGAAGGTCGGACAAGCAGTGCGGACGGATGGTCCACAAACGCATTTGGTGAAATCAGGTACACCAACCATGGGCGGTGCTTTGATTTTGATCGCGATTGGCATTTCTACATTGTTGTGGTCTGATTTGAGTAACCGTTTCGTGTGGGTCGTCTTGATTGTGACTTTGGGTTTCGGTGCGATCGGTTGGGTTGATGATTATCGTAAAGTCGTTTATCGCGATCCGAACGGCATGGCCTCGCGCGAAAAATTCTTTTGGCAGTCCCTGATCGGTATCGTTGCTGCTGTGTATTTGGCGTTTACTGTATCCGCTCCGACTAATAGCAAAGTGATGGAGTTGTTCTTCGCTTGGGTGCAATCAGGTTTTAGTCTCGATTTGCCTCCTAAAGCTGATTTGATTATTCCTTTCTTCAAAACTTTCAATTATCCACTCGGTGTGTGGGGCTTCATGGCACTCACTTTCTGCGTCATCGTTGGGACCAGCAATGCCGTGAATTTAACTGATGGATTGGACGGTTTGGCGATCATGCCCACCATCATGGTCGGTTCGGCTTTGGGCTTGTTTGCGTATTTGACGGGTCACGCTGGTTATTCCAAATATTTGTTGATTCCCTACATCCCTGGAGCGGGTGAGTTGTTGATTTTCTGTGGCGCGATGGCTGGCGCAGGTTTGGCCTTCTTGTGGTTCAACGCTCATCCGGCGCAAGTGTTTATGGGTGATGTTGGTGCTTTAGCACTCGGCGGCGCATTGGGCACGATTGCGGTCATCGTTCGTCAAGAAGTGGTGCTCTTCATTATGGGCGGCATCTTTGTGGTGGAAACATTCTCGGTCATGTTGCAAGTAACTTACTTCAAATACACCAAGAAAAAGTTTGGTGTGGGTAAGCGGCTGTTCTTGATGGCGCCTTTGCATCATCACTTTGAGCAAAAGGGGTGGAAAGAAACACAAGTTGTCGTGCGCTTTTGGATCATCACGATGTTGTTGGTGTTGTTGGGTTTGTCGTCGTTGAAATTGCGTTGA
- a CDS encoding UDP-N-acetylmuramoyl-tripeptide--D-alanyl-D-alanine ligase: protein MRASLQQLQNLIPGAVLHGDAEFSGLSTDSRQVPTASLFVALRGERFDAHDFLEQVQQSGAAALVVEHLPANISLPALQVPDTKQALLAIGRFWRTQFSIPVIGVTGSNGKTTVKEMIASILLQHFGEEHMVATKGNLNNEIGVPLTLMRLHPEIRAAVIEMGMNHPGEIAQISASTMATVALVNNAQREHQEFMQSVEAVAIENGSVIRALSADGVAVFPADDTYTSLWQSYVDEMPGRRAMTFGLHSNADVFADVQVLPFGSKLKIHARGQVLEVRLAAAGQHNVLNALAASTCCLAAGIPLSSIVQGLEKFSPVNGRLQPKQASGGARVIDDTYNANPDSVRAAIDVLAAQSDRTSLILGDMGEVGADGAAFHREIGEYAKQRGIQHLFTLGSLAKASSDAFGAGAQHFEDIAALLAEVKHKNGTGNTLLVKGSRFMKMERVVADLTGQGSAGH from the coding sequence ATTCGGGCCAGCCTACAACAATTACAAAACCTGATCCCGGGCGCAGTGCTGCACGGCGATGCGGAGTTCAGCGGTTTGAGCACCGACAGTCGCCAAGTGCCAACAGCAAGTCTCTTTGTTGCGCTGCGCGGCGAACGATTTGACGCGCATGATTTCCTCGAGCAAGTGCAGCAGTCCGGCGCGGCCGCTTTGGTGGTGGAGCACTTACCCGCAAATATTTCATTGCCGGCTTTGCAGGTGCCTGACACCAAACAAGCTTTACTTGCGATTGGTCGGTTTTGGCGCACTCAATTTTCTATTCCTGTGATCGGTGTGACCGGTAGCAATGGAAAGACCACGGTCAAGGAAATGATTGCGAGTATTCTGCTGCAGCACTTTGGCGAAGAGCACATGGTAGCGACTAAGGGTAATCTGAACAATGAAATTGGGGTGCCTTTAACTTTGATGCGCCTGCATCCAGAGATCCGCGCGGCCGTAATTGAAATGGGAATGAATCATCCTGGTGAAATCGCGCAGATTAGTGCGTCAACAATGGCCACAGTCGCCTTGGTCAACAACGCACAACGCGAGCACCAAGAATTCATGCAAAGCGTCGAGGCGGTTGCGATAGAAAACGGTTCGGTTATTCGTGCGCTGAGCGCTGATGGTGTTGCGGTATTTCCCGCGGACGATACTTACACCAGCCTTTGGCAATCCTATGTCGATGAAATGCCGGGACGTCGTGCGATGACATTTGGCTTGCATTCGAACGCCGATGTATTTGCTGATGTGCAGGTGCTTCCGTTTGGCAGCAAACTGAAGATCCATGCACGTGGTCAGGTGCTTGAAGTGCGCTTAGCAGCTGCAGGGCAGCACAATGTGCTGAACGCTTTAGCTGCATCCACATGTTGTTTAGCCGCCGGCATTCCTTTGTCTTCGATTGTACAAGGCTTGGAAAAATTTTCGCCGGTCAATGGTCGCTTGCAACCCAAACAAGCGAGCGGTGGTGCGCGCGTGATCGACGATACCTATAACGCCAATCCCGATTCGGTGCGCGCTGCGATTGATGTCTTGGCTGCACAGAGTGATCGTACCAGCTTGATCTTGGGTGATATGGGCGAAGTCGGTGCCGATGGTGCGGCCTTCCATCGTGAGATCGGAGAATATGCCAAGCAGCGTGGTATCCAACATCTGTTCACCTTGGGAAGTTTGGCCAAGGCATCGAGTGATGCGTTTGGTGCAGGTGCTCAGCATTTTGAAGACATCGCTGCTTTACTCGCCGAAGTAAAGCATAAGAATGGGACAGGGAATACGCTGCTCGTGAAGGGTTCGCGCTTCATGAAAATGGAAAGAGTGGTCGCTGATTTGACTGGTCAAGGATCGGCTGGTCACTAA
- a CDS encoding UDP-N-acetylmuramoyl-L-alanyl-D-glutamate--2,6-diaminopimelate ligase, translated as MTIFQDIPAFIEWLQSIAPEAKLTTDSRTIQEGDVFFAIAVPGGKGDGRDFIANAIERGAAAVVLSAGNGEPQGISVPCAQFVNLNQALGAIANEWYNNIQADLFTVAVTGTNGKTSCSQWIARALSMTSTPCSVIGTLGVGTYRDGHLSALQETGFTTPDALQLQEKLADAYARGARALAIEASSIGLHQGRLNGLHFDVAVFTNLTRDHLDYHRTMEAYAEAKAALFDWPALKTAVINADDPFGLQLIAKMQQRADVSVLAYTLDAELSIKFPALRATQLRSTHAGTSFHLDSPFGAGVVKTQMIGRFNVSNTLASLAVLFARGISFDKAVAIIEKLDSVQGRMQQLGTPGQAMVVVDYAHTPDALQKTLETLQEVAQERQGELWCVFGCGGDRDPGKRPQMGKVAQLAQHVVVTSDNPRTEDPAKIILDIVAGMDGSPTTIEDRAAAILYAVKHAGINDVILLAGKGHENYQDINGKKWPFSDEEHARLALATVATHATMRRSS; from the coding sequence ATGACTATTTTTCAGGACATCCCAGCGTTCATCGAATGGTTGCAAAGCATCGCACCAGAAGCCAAGTTGACGACTGATTCTCGCACCATTCAAGAAGGCGATGTGTTCTTTGCGATTGCGGTGCCGGGCGGCAAAGGCGATGGTCGTGACTTTATCGCTAATGCGATTGAACGAGGTGCAGCGGCGGTCGTTCTATCCGCTGGCAATGGCGAGCCACAGGGGATCTCGGTTCCGTGCGCACAATTCGTGAACCTGAATCAAGCGCTCGGCGCCATTGCGAATGAGTGGTACAACAATATTCAAGCGGATCTCTTTACGGTAGCGGTCACGGGAACCAATGGAAAAACCTCTTGTTCACAATGGATTGCTCGTGCACTTTCTATGACAAGCACGCCTTGTTCCGTGATCGGCACTTTGGGTGTTGGCACCTATCGGGATGGTCATTTAAGCGCTTTACAGGAGACAGGTTTTACCACGCCTGATGCTTTGCAATTACAAGAAAAGTTGGCAGATGCCTATGCGCGAGGTGCGCGTGCTCTGGCCATCGAAGCGTCGTCGATTGGCCTGCATCAAGGACGTTTGAATGGATTGCACTTTGATGTCGCAGTTTTCACAAACTTGACGCGTGATCACCTTGATTATCATCGGACCATGGAAGCATACGCGGAAGCAAAGGCAGCATTGTTCGATTGGCCCGCGCTGAAAACGGCGGTGATTAATGCGGATGATCCATTCGGCTTGCAGCTGATTGCGAAAATGCAGCAACGCGCTGACGTCTCCGTATTAGCATATACCTTGGACGCCGAGCTCTCAATCAAATTTCCCGCATTGCGCGCGACGCAGTTGCGCTCAACCCATGCCGGTACGAGCTTCCATCTGGACTCTCCGTTCGGCGCTGGTGTAGTGAAGACCCAGATGATTGGACGCTTTAATGTCTCGAACACCTTGGCTTCCTTGGCGGTGCTTTTTGCGCGTGGGATCAGTTTTGATAAAGCGGTTGCCATCATCGAGAAATTGGATTCGGTGCAAGGTCGTATGCAGCAACTTGGTACGCCGGGGCAAGCGATGGTGGTAGTCGATTATGCGCATACACCAGATGCCTTACAGAAAACGCTGGAAACTTTGCAAGAAGTTGCGCAGGAGCGTCAAGGTGAGTTGTGGTGCGTGTTCGGATGTGGTGGTGATCGCGACCCTGGCAAACGTCCACAGATGGGCAAGGTGGCGCAGCTTGCGCAACATGTGGTGGTGACAAGTGACAATCCTCGAACCGAAGACCCAGCAAAAATTATTCTGGATATCGTTGCGGGCATGGATGGTTCGCCAACCACGATAGAAGATCGTGCGGCTGCCATTTTGTATGCTGTTAAACATGCAGGTATCAACGACGTGATTCTCTTGGCCGGCAAGGGACATGAAAACTATCAAGATATCAATGGTAAGAAATGGCCGTTCTCCGATGAAGAGCATGCGCGCCTTGCGTTGGCGACAGTAGCGACCCACGCCACTATGAGGAGAAGTTCGTGA